The following proteins are co-located in the Longimicrobium terrae genome:
- a CDS encoding type IV pilin protein yields the protein MREMIRPARGRRGFTLIELMMVVVIIGILAAIAIPKFTSVSKRAKESEARPLLRQIATLQERYHAREGFYTTDMAQLEGGPEMTGGKYYDLSLVAHATGFCAIATPNAEGTAHGLETFSMDGNATLHTSAGC from the coding sequence ATGCGCGAAATGATTCGCCCCGCTCGCGGCCGCCGCGGCTTTACGCTGATCGAACTGATGATGGTGGTGGTCATCATCGGGATCCTGGCCGCCATCGCCATCCCCAAGTTCACCTCGGTCAGCAAGCGCGCCAAGGAAAGCGAGGCGCGGCCCTTACTGCGGCAGATCGCCACGCTGCAGGAGCGCTACCACGCCCGTGAAGGTTTCTACACCACCGACATGGCCCAGCTGGAAGGCGGCCCGGAAATGACGGGCGGCAAGTACTACGACCTGAGCCTGGTCGCGCACGCCACCGGCTTCTGCGCCATCGCCACGCCCAACGCGGAAGGCACGGCGCACGGCCTGGAGACGTTCAGCATGGACGGCAACGCCACGCTCCACACCAGCGCCGGCTGCTGA
- a CDS encoding type IV pilin protein: MRNLRNNKGFTLIELMIVVVIIGILAAIAIPKFNAVSKNAKQAEAGPVLKQICTLQGSKFQEDGSYATTLSVAALPGWEEPNAKYFTFSTTGNNATATPNALGTSSGLTAKTRNCATGVDA; the protein is encoded by the coding sequence ATGCGCAACCTTCGCAACAACAAGGGCTTCACCCTGATCGAACTCATGATCGTGGTCGTGATCATCGGCATCCTTGCCGCCATCGCGATTCCGAAGTTCAACGCTGTTTCGAAGAACGCCAAGCAGGCCGAGGCCGGCCCGGTGCTCAAGCAGATCTGCACCCTGCAGGGCAGCAAGTTCCAGGAAGACGGCAGCTACGCCACCACCCTGAGCGTTGCCGCGCTGCCGGGCTGGGAAGAGCCGAACGCCAAGTACTTCACTTTCTCGACCACCGGCAACAACGCGACGGCCACCCCGAACGCGCTGGGCACCTCCTCCGGCCTGACCGCCAAGACGCGCAACTGCGCCACCGGCGTCGACGCCTGA